In Oncorhynchus clarkii lewisi isolate Uvic-CL-2024 chromosome 16, UVic_Ocla_1.0, whole genome shotgun sequence, one genomic interval encodes:
- the LOC139368016 gene encoding ubiquitin domain-containing protein 1-like codes for MGGCVGREREDTQDHGASRSSGRAHRKRGSRNEPLKKDKPKWKSDYPMTEGQLRSKRDEFWDTAPAFEGRKEIWDALKAATVALECNDHELAQAIVDGASITLPHGSLTECYDELGSRYQLPVYCLAPPVNLISERSDEDPGDSPEPTAAPKKEFQLKVRLSTGKDLRLSASMADSIGQLKKQLQAQEDIDTAHQRWFFSGKLLTDKTRLQDTKIQKDFVIQVIVNPQAPIN; via the exons ATGGGAGGATGTGTTGGGCGAGAACGTGAGGACACACAGGACCACGGAGCATCCAGAAGCAGTGGAAGAGCACACCGAAAACGTGGAA GTCGCAATGAGCCCCTGAAGAAGGACAAGCCCAAGTGGAAGAGTGACTATCCCATGACGGAGGGCCAGCTCCGCAGTAAGAGGGATGAGTTCTGGGACACAGCCCCGGCCTTCGAGGGCCGAAAGGAGATCTGGGACGCTCTGAAGGCAGCCACCGTCGCCCTGGAGTGCAACGACCACGAGCTGGCTCAGGCCATAGTAGACGGAGCTAGCATCACACTGCCTCACg GCTCCCTGACAGAGTGTTATGATGAGCTGGGTAGCCGCTACCAGCTACCCGTCTACTGCCTGGCCCCTCCGGTCAATCTGATATCCGAGCGCAGCGACGAGGACCCCGGCGATAGCCCCGAGCCCACAGCCGCCCCCAAGAAGGAGTTCCAGCTCAAGGTGCGCCTCTCCACGGGCAAGGACCTGCGCCTCAGCGCCAGCATGGCCGACTCCATCGGGCAGCTGAAGAAGCAGCTTCAGGCCCAGGAGGACATTGACACGGCCCACCAGCGCTGGTTCTTCTCAGGCAAGCTGCTCACGGACAAGACCCGCCTGCAGGACACTAAGATCCAGAAGGACTTTGTCATCCAGGTCATCGTCAACCCGCAGGCCCCCATTAACTAG